ATGACCCACCCCATCGAAAGTCACTGCGTCGATCACGACTCGCTGCGTACCACGACGACCATGCAGGCGCCGCGGCTCCGACACTCGCACGGCGCCCGGGTCGGCCCATTCGAGTGAATTCGCCAACCTGCTCTTCAACCACGCGATCTGCGTCTCTTCGTTGTGTATGCCGATGCGGGCCGAGTTTGGTCGCCCTTCGCGCTTCTGCTTTCTAGAGGGGTTGGCTACGAGAAGAAACCGGACCGTCATGTCTTCGACGAGGACGATCGGATCAAAGGTTTTTGACTCGACCTCGGTGGTCGGCAACACGAGCGACTGCACGAGGAAGTGCGGCCTGTTGTGTTCCTCGAAACGCCACAAGATCCCCAACTCTGATCGCGGATCCTTGTTGGCAACCGGGAAGTGACGCATCACGAATCGGTGTGCCGCATACACGTCGGAACTGAGCTGGTACCGGAGGCGGTCGCCCGTTATCGGGATTCGACTGAGGTGAAGCGTCATCTTCAACCCCCTGCCGACCATGCCGGTCGAGGCTCGTGGGGTGGCGATACAAACACCACTCGCACAGGGCGAGCTGTGAACTCCCGGGTGGAGAACGACACCACAGCGTCGTCCTCGAAAGTCTCTGGCGCCGAGGCATCCTCCACCACCAACCGGAGCTCATCGCCGTCACCGGCTCGGCGAAGGGTCTGGTGCGACGTAGCGAGCCATGGGTGGCTCTCGAGCACGTCCTCGAGCTCACCGTCGACCACGCCGAGCACCAAAGGTGGCGTTGGTACGAATGACTTCCGCCCCAGAAAGAGCTGGAACGTGGGTGACTCCAGGTTCGAAGCAAGCCGGTTGAGTAGCTCGTCGTCGCCGGTGAGACCGACGAGGAACACCGCGTCGGCGATGTAGAAGCGATCCGAGACGAGCGCCTCGGTCCCCCCTCCGTACTTGGCAACGTTGGCGGCTGTGTGGAAATCCCGCTCGATGGAGCCCGGTTGGTCGACGCGTACACCGAACCGGAGGGCGGTGAGATCATCTATCGACTCGTCGCGGCGGCGACCCAACGCCGCCGCGACGAGTCCTACGACCCCACTCTTTGAGGGTTCGATACCGGTGTCACGATGCTCGAACCGACTTCGACGCCCCCACGACTGCATCGGTGCGGCGAGCCTGAGTAGGAGAGTCCTAGCCATTGAAAGCCTCTTCGACTGCCAGGTCGACGAGCTCATCCAGGTTCGATTGCCGGGCCGGGTCTGGGTCACCGAACTCGGCGTCGTCGAGGTCACTGAGGAACCACGCGGCCTGTGGCACCTGAGCAGGAAACAGCCCGCTCAGACGATGGTAGTAGTTGAGCAGCCGTCGCTGTGATTCCTCGACGATGCCGCCCCTTCCGGCGCGAACCGGGTTCTCGAACGCGTTAGCCAGGTTCCACTGGCCTCGCCGCCGAGCGGTGTGGAGCACAAGCGACGGAGGGTTGTGGGCGGCCATCGAATTCTGCTTTCCGGTCGGCAACTCAAGGGCCATCGCCCGCAGGAACGCTGCCAACGACTGGCGCGCCAGGTCGACGTCTTTGTCGAGATTGGCTAGTAGCTGGGTCACGTCGACATTGGAGTACTGGTACAGGCACGCCGAATTGAACTCGACGGTGCCCATCATCCCAGCGCCGGGTTCATTCTCAGGTTGGAGGTCGTCGACAGCGGTGAACCAGTCGAACTCCCCGGCGACGGCGTGTGTTGAGATGGCGTGCGCCACCTGGACCGCGGCATCAACGTTATGGGCGGGCAAGTCGGCGATCATGCGACCGAACATGGCGATGTCAGCCTTTGGCGACCCTCCGAAGAGAGATTCCGATGTCAAAGACTTGACCGTCGCCTTCTTTAGCTTCTTGGCCGATGACAGCTCATCCCAGTGCTCGTCGATCGCAGCGGCGAATTCGTCAAGCGCATCGGCACCAAGAAAGAGCAGGTAGGCCGACTTGCCTCCTGTGCCGGAATCGGTCGATACGTCGAGGTTTTCCAAGGCTCGCTGCGCTGCGTTGGCAGCTTCCTCAGGATTTCGTTGGCCCAGGCGCTTGGCCACCTCGACGCCCACCAGGCGCGTGCGAACACCGAGATTCTCGGAATCCAAGCCGTACTCGGTGAAGGCGCGACGGGCGGCGCGCTTCAATGCTTGGCTCGACACTCGCGACCGACGGTGCCCTCCGAAGGTCGCCTGTTTGGGGGCGCCGCGGTCATCCCGGTTGAGGTTGGCCGGTACCACGGAACGGATGATATGTTGCTCGATAATCATGATGTCCTTTCGCTCTTCTCTTCGTCCTTGTCGTATGTCGGAGTCCAGAAAGACCTCGCCCACTTTCGTTGTACCCAGCGATCCACGCTGTCCCAGCTCCGATGGTGTTTCAGCAATAGCGTGAAATCGATCGGGGCGTCTGAGGTGTCGATCAGGGGAACGAAGTCCCGCAGCAATCTGGGCAGCTCTGCACCGGAGGCTCCCAGCACCCGTTCGAATCGTCGGGCCACCGAGTCCGCCGGTTTGGCATCTGATGAGCGATTCAACGCCAGGAAACGCGCGCTCCACCCGAGATTCCGGGCATTGGGCGAATTCTTGCGCCCCGGCTTCAGGGCGAACAGGGCGGCGATGGCGAAATACGGCGCCTCTCCACCGGGCGATACTTCTGGGATCCGCGGGTAGACAACCCTCGCCGCACCGGCGTCGAAGCCCGGTAGATGGGCGGCCGAGCGCCGTAGTGCGGCGAGGTCACCTCGACTTAGTCCTCCGAGATAATGGATGAAGGGATGGACGGATGGTCTGGGTTCGACGGATTGCATTACTCCTGTACCTCCTCGGTCAAAGCGTGTCTCACTCCTTGCATTTCGTCGGCAAATGCATCGTAGGGACTACGGGATTCAGCCCGGGCAAGGCCCTTCGCCCAACGTTCCCAGTTGCCGGGGGCAGCCCCGGCCAGATCCACAGGGCGTATGGACATCTGCGCCGACCGACGCACATGGTCTCGCCACGAGTCGGCCGCTTCGAGGAGGTCGCCACTGCCCAGAGTGGATGTGAATGCAGGGAAGACCGCGGCAAGACGCGCCCAGAAGGTCTGTTCGACCTCGTTCGCCCAGCCGTCCCCTTCGTGACCGGCCTTCTCGGTGGTCGTTGCCATGCGCACCGCATCGCGAATGCTGCGGGCCACTGCCTTGGCGAGATCGAGGCCGGCACGCAGCGTCTCCGCCGCAAGCGGGTTCGCGGCCAGCGCAAGTGGGAGCACGAACCGGTCGGATCGCCAATCGAGCACCTTCTGGTGTTTCTGGTCGGTTATGGTGCCCCCCACCTCGACGGTGAGGATCTCGTCGGCGGGGTCAAGGCCGAGACGATCCAGGCGCCGCACCAGTTGGCGAATGATCGCAGCACCCGCTTCGGATCCCGTAACGGCAATGATCGAGTACAGGTCCCGCCACGCTTGACGGCTGGTGCTCAGCCGAATTGGGTTGTAGGTGTCGCCTGTCTTCGCTTCGTTGCGACGGAACGGCACATACGGCTCACACTCCCAACGCTGGCGAGGGGCGTGATGATCACCCGGAGTGATGACCACTCGGTCGACACGTCCGTCGTCTCCAATCAGAAGGACACGTCGAGACTGCCAGGTGAGCCAATCCAACGTGCCCTCCGGTGCACGTTCCTTGGGCTCTATCCCGACGGGGGGACGCTCCCATGCCGGTCGGTCATTGCCGGATTCCCAGTCGCGCACCTCCACACAGTTGAGAAGCAGTGTTTCGGCGAAGGTTCTGCCCACAGGAGTAACGTGGATCGCGCCGCACAGCGGTGACACCTTCGCCGATGCCCGAGCTTGCGCTCCCAACCCGATTCCGGTCTTCAACCCGGGCAGGTCGTATGCCTGCAAGGTGACCAGCCATCGGGCGCTCGCATCCAGCGTCAGTTGGACAGGCCGGTCTGGTGTTGTGTGATTGAAGAGCGTCTTCTTGTTCCTTTCCGACGCCACTGACGGAACCAAGATCCCCACATCCTTCACCTTTTCGGGATGCTCGACGGCGAGAGTCGCCAAGCCCGGGGCCTGGTAGAAGGGAGCCTTGGTGTCGAGCAGATCGAAGCGGTTCCGGTGGCGTTCCAAGTAGGCGAGGATCTCATTGGCCGGTACCGTATGCGCCTGCCACCGCTCGACCCATCTGGCGCCGTCGCGGCCCACGGCCGCCATGAACACAGAGAACAGCAGACGATGGAGCGCCACCTTCACCGGCGGCGAATCTCCTCCGACGGCGACGATCTCGTCGGCCCGCTGGAAGGCTTCGGCTAGACCCACCTTCTCCTGGCGCGCGGCGATCGTCACCGGTATCCATGCCTCATCGATCAGGTTGTATTTCAATGCTTTTCCTCCACGATCAATCCGAGGAAGTCGTCGAGTTGCACCCGATAGGTGCGACCGGCGCCCTCGATTTCGGCGTATCCCTTGTTGTCGAGTTCGAGCCTTCGAAAGAACTTCAAGCGTGTGTGCTCCCATTCGTGCCGATCGGTCGCTCGAAGCGACGCGACAAGCCCCCTGGGTGAGCCAAGACTTAGCGAACTCTCCATCAACAGCCGCTGCCCCTGCACTGTCGCCGGGTCAGCATCCCGGTTGGCGTCGTCGACCACGATCACGTCGACCGACTCGCCGAGGCGGCTCAAAGCGCGGTGTTTCGGGGCCGCGTTCTCGTTGTCCTTCCCCCAGTGCTCGTTGATCTGCTCAAGGTACGCGATCGGTGGGTGTGG
The window above is part of the Gammaproteobacteria bacterium genome. Proteins encoded here:
- the cas6e gene encoding type I-E CRISPR-associated protein Cas6/Cse3/CasE, giving the protein MTLHLSRIPITGDRLRYQLSSDVYAAHRFVMRHFPVANKDPRSELGILWRFEEHNRPHFLVQSLVLPTTEVESKTFDPIVLVEDMTVRFLLVANPSRKQKREGRPNSARIGIHNEETQIAWLKSRLANSLEWADPGAVRVSEPRRLHGRRGTQRVVIDAVTFDGVGHVVDATRLAGVIARGVGPGKAFGCGLLSVSRV
- the cas5e gene encoding type I-E CRISPR-associated protein Cas5/CasD; this encodes MARTLLLRLAAPMQSWGRRSRFEHRDTGIEPSKSGVVGLVAAALGRRRDESIDDLTALRFGVRVDQPGSIERDFHTAANVAKYGGGTEALVSDRFYIADAVFLVGLTGDDELLNRLASNLESPTFQLFLGRKSFVPTPPLVLGVVDGELEDVLESHPWLATSHQTLRRAGDGDELRLVVEDASAPETFEDDAVVSFSTREFTARPVRVVFVSPPHEPRPAWSAGG
- the cas7e gene encoding type I-E CRISPR-associated protein Cas7/Cse4/CasC, which codes for MIIEQHIIRSVVPANLNRDDRGAPKQATFGGHRRSRVSSQALKRAARRAFTEYGLDSENLGVRTRLVGVEVAKRLGQRNPEEAANAAQRALENLDVSTDSGTGGKSAYLLFLGADALDEFAAAIDEHWDELSSAKKLKKATVKSLTSESLFGGSPKADIAMFGRMIADLPAHNVDAAVQVAHAISTHAVAGEFDWFTAVDDLQPENEPGAGMMGTVEFNSACLYQYSNVDVTQLLANLDKDVDLARQSLAAFLRAMALELPTGKQNSMAAHNPPSLVLHTARRRGQWNLANAFENPVRAGRGGIVEESQRRLLNYYHRLSGLFPAQVPQAAWFLSDLDDAEFGDPDPARQSNLDELVDLAVEEAFNG
- the casB gene encoding type I-E CRISPR-associated protein Cse2/CasB, which gives rise to MQSVEPRPSVHPFIHYLGGLSRGDLAALRRSAAHLPGFDAGAARVVYPRIPEVSPGGEAPYFAIAALFALKPGRKNSPNARNLGWSARFLALNRSSDAKPADSVARRFERVLGASGAELPRLLRDFVPLIDTSDAPIDFTLLLKHHRSWDSVDRWVQRKWARSFWTPTYDKDEEKSERTS
- the casA gene encoding type I-E CRISPR-associated protein Cse1/CasA; this translates as MKYNLIDEAWIPVTIAARQEKVGLAEAFQRADEIVAVGGDSPPVKVALHRLLFSVFMAAVGRDGARWVERWQAHTVPANEILAYLERHRNRFDLLDTKAPFYQAPGLATLAVEHPEKVKDVGILVPSVASERNKKTLFNHTTPDRPVQLTLDASARWLVTLQAYDLPGLKTGIGLGAQARASAKVSPLCGAIHVTPVGRTFAETLLLNCVEVRDWESGNDRPAWERPPVGIEPKERAPEGTLDWLTWQSRRVLLIGDDGRVDRVVITPGDHHAPRQRWECEPYVPFRRNEAKTGDTYNPIRLSTSRQAWRDLYSIIAVTGSEAGAAIIRQLVRRLDRLGLDPADEILTVEVGGTITDQKHQKVLDWRSDRFVLPLALAANPLAAETLRAGLDLAKAVARSIRDAVRMATTTEKAGHEGDGWANEVEQTFWARLAAVFPAFTSTLGSGDLLEAADSWRDHVRRSAQMSIRPVDLAGAAPGNWERWAKGLARAESRSPYDAFADEMQGVRHALTEEVQE